In Euphorbia lathyris chromosome 2, ddEupLath1.1, whole genome shotgun sequence, the sequence TTAAAGTACAGGGTGCACTATTGGATATAACAAAATTTGGAGCAAAACCTAATGCAGACAGTACTCAGGTAAGTAGGTATATATAATGTAAGGTTAGATGTATGTGAtgtgatttaattaattaaaatattgttTGTTTGTTAGGCTCTGATGAGTGCTTGGAAAGACGCATGTGCAGCACCAGGTGCGACTGGGGTGCTAGTTCCGAAAGGAGTATTTAAAGCAAATACAGTCAATTTTGTAGGTCCTTGCAAAGGAGAGATGACTTTTAACCTTCAAGGAACATTACAGGCACCAGATAAAATTGAAACCCCTGGTTGGCTTAGTTTTAAACATGTTGATAAACTCACTATAACTGGGAGTGGAACTCTAGACGGTCAAGGCGAACAAATGTGGAAGACCCAACCTTTGTGTTTCAAGAAAGTAACGGCATGCAAGTCTAAAGCAATTGTAAGATCACTAGCTAACTAGATCATTCGTATTCGTATATATTTACTTATGATTCTAAGTAGCTAATTACATTTCatgattgattgattgattgtaGAATCTAAGGCTTGATTTCGTAAATACTGGTGTACTCGAAGGTATAACATCCCTCAACAGCAAGAATTTCCATATCAATATCATGTCTTGCAATGATTTCATAGTCCGAAAGGTTAAAATAATTGCACCTGCTGAAAGCCCTAATACAGACGGAATTCATGTTGCAAGATCAAAAGGAGTTACCATTATTGACACTGACATTGGTACTGGTGATGATTGTGTCTCTGTTGGTGATGGAACGGCGGACTTAAAAGTAACAAATGTGAAATGTGGACCTGGACATGGAATTAGTGTAGGAAGTTTAGGACTTTATCCAAAAGAGGAACCTGTAACTGGAATCACAGTTTCAGGATGTACCCTTACAAACACTGATAATGGTGTGAGAATTAAATCATGGCCAGACAAATACGGTTGTGACGTATCTGGTATACACTTTTCAGATATTACCATGACAAATGTTGCAAATCCTGTCATTGTAGATATGATGTATTGTCCATACAGTAAATGCAATACCAAGGTACGTAATTCCATTTCCACACCATAAGGGATTGTTTTATTTCCATGGCATATTATTTTTCTCGTATCACTAACCgtgtttaattataattttagggTCCATCAAAGGTCAAGATTACTGATATTTCCTTTAAAGGCATAAAAGGTACAACACCCACTCCTGAAGCCATTAAACTCAATTGTATGCCTGGAAGTTGCAATAAAATAGAACTTGCTAACATTGATCTCAAACAAGTCGGTGGTAAAGGCGTTGCAATAGCTAACTGTAGTAATATTAAGCCAACAATTACGGGAACCTTAAGTCCTAAAGGATGTTAATATCTGCATGCACCCGATTTTTAAccttaatttatataattttcaaTGTGAGCCTGTTTTTTGCAATTTTGattgtatatttttaaatgtaaTATTTATCATTTCCGGCATTGTATCTCAATTTTATTGTTTCCGAATATATTAATTAGttatgattttgttttttttccatataactttatatatcCATAcacttaattatatatatatatatatatatatatatatatatatatataattgttttgaaaaataaaagaacacAAATTCACTaaagtatataaatataattgatgAGGACCTTATACAAAGCTTTAATTAAACattgaataattttatatttatttaaaatagattcaaatattaccaaattattaaattaatacatcatttgcccctgaagtagtttaaaaagtttgattagccttcgaacttttaaagtgtcctgATAGTCCTctgaacttatataaaatgttcagttagccctttaacttgcgtaaaatataatcaattaatcactcggttgtaaaaaagtaagtcaaattcagaagatatgttgcacgtgccttagaatgttattacataattcataaaatagattaaaacatgttaaaaaaagtTCTTACttcttcaactataaaacattttcttctctaatattagaatcgcataTCATGACCTTgatcattttacttttttaagatgcgtgcaatatatcttctacatttaacttacttttttacaaccgaatgattaattgattttattttacgcaagttcatagggcttaactgaacattttaaaagttcagggactaatcaaactttttgaataAGTTTagaaggcaaatgatgtattaaggttattataattaattaaaaagccATGAAATGAATTatgataattataaaaataccaACCTAGATTTGGGAAAATCATGAAGATTAAACCAGAAAAAATAGTTCTAAgttaaagattttttttaaaacactgaattataattaattagtatatTAGCTATAAAAAATCGATATCTAAGTCAATGTGCTCCATTTCTAAGTCATTTTTAGTTCAATTTCTGCAAGTTTATTAAATTTCAAAATGTGACATAATTCAACTTTACACgttttaacattatggtcatTAACCTTCAATTAACGTCACAAAATGACCGTTGATAACCTCAATTTAGAAAATTTCAagaaattttgatattttaagaaactttaattcttaaaaatttcttCTTGGAATCATCTAGGCGATGTTTGTTAGAAGAAATAAAGTgaattttttagagagaaagcgccaaaaattatagttttgaaatataaaaaaaaaaattggtttcaTGTAAAACGGTTGTAAACAACTTTCCAACCATCATTTTAAGGCATTAGTTGAAGTTTAGTAGCCTGATATTAGAAAGTGGAAAGTTGTTACATTTTGAAGATCAATGGTCATACCGTGAAATTAGGGATAAGTGTCAAATTTATCTCTAAcgtacaaaattgtttaaatttaGTCCTAAGGTTTTCCaagtaaaataaattttagCTCTAcgttattgaaattttgaaaaagtttGTTGGATTGTTTAACTGTCACGTCAAACCTTCCAAACATCAATtgtgtctaagatatttaatgtgttactaaCGTAGTTATAAAAAAACCGGTTAAAATGGTAACAAACTAAGTCTGCCACGTATAAGTTAATTCCAATTTTTTGTCAATGTATCTAAaatgtttcagtttattgaTAAACTTATCTGAGAGGtctgatgtgacagttaaataacacataaaccattttttttcaaattttgataACATAgtgttaaaattgatcttacttggaaaTTGATATCGCAATTCTTGCTAAATACTCATTCGTCATCTTCACGATCACCTGAGATCACAGAATACATCAGAAAAAGGGCCATAGTTCTAACGAACCCTCTCTAATGTTAAAGTCAGATGATATCAGAGATAATATCAAGATAACGTGTGATAAAGAAATCAAGTAATGATTAGCTGAAGTAAGATACATGAGATTGTGGAATGTCTctgctatttatagataaaataaaGTGTACCTGGATACGTGGCAACATCTGAAAGGTCTTTAGACCCTATCTTTCTGTGCCACTGTACTTCTGAAAATATGGAGCGTGTATTTGGAATCCAACGTGCTTATTGGTCCACATGTTTCCAAATACATCTCTGAAGACATACTTCGACTGATCAAAGTGTCTGAAGTCCTGACTTCGGCTAGGCTTCATCCAAGATTAATAACGTAGCAGGCCTTGGTGGACCTGTGCCCATTTGAGGTCTTTGGATCATAACGGGGCTTGTTAGCAAAAGCCCACATGACTTAGTACCGTATCAGATGTCCCTCTAGTGCAATTATGAAATGCTTCTAGGTTTTCATTGATCAAAATGCGGGGTTCCATAACTGACACCCAATGACATCATCGTCATTATTACACAGTCGCCTTCTTCATAAAGTTTATAATGATGACAAATGCGTTTATATTTTCCAAAGATAAACGTTTGGCTTGTCCTAATCTTGAGACTATAAATTACTTTCTGGATTTCAAAGTTTGTCTTTTTCAATTCTTCCCATCTCCGCGTTCTCAACAAATTGTAAGTTTCTGGTCTTTTCTCTTGAACTTTTTCTTCTTTACTACTTTTCTTCGAAATGGCTTCTTACTCCAAGCATGGAACCAAAAAGGTTCGAAGATCTCTTCAGTGTAATCCTGAAATCTTCCCCAAAAATCCAAAAATCTCTAACGAGATTACTGAATCCCCAATAAGTCCCGATATAAACATTGATGTTGAAACATTTGAGGCTTTAGAAAGCCCATATGAAAATGTCGCTCATGAAGATGTGGCCAAACCTAGGAAagttaaccctaaggtttttgaCAACCTTCCACCATTTCTGAGTACCGTATGAATGCTCTTCTAGAGGTTTATCCCTGACTTCGGCAAATGACCCTTACATTGCCCAAAGAAGATGAAATGGCACATCTCCCCCCTACCTCCACCAAATTAGGTATGTTCACCTAATTCTTAGAGTGGGAAAGGAAATTTCCCATTTCACGAGGTGTAGAAGATGTTGTAACCAAATTCAACCTTTCTCCGTGCCAAATAACTCCCAGCTCCTAGTTAGAGTTGCTTAGTTTCGATAAAATTTGTTCCGACCTTAACATTTAGCTTACTAAGGCCTTATTTCGATACTCCTGGTGCCCCATGAGAAAACCTGAAGAGGATTTTATCTACTGGACCCAATCCAAGAGAAGATGTCCCTTTCTAAGAAATAAAGTCCAAAGTGTTAAGGATTTTAAGCCGAAATGGTTCTGGATAGAACCGAATGGCATGGATCCCAATAATACCTACGCAAGAGGATTTCCCTTCGTCAACACCTAGAAAGACAAACCGAATGAATCCCAAACATGGAAACCGGCCAGGTTGTTAACTCTCGAAGAAGAAACCTAGGCTCACCGAATAAGCTCATATGAAATTCAATGGAAGTTTCCAATGATGATGCAAAATCATCTGAAAGCGGAGGATATATGGGATTCTTCAGCAAGAAGTATGGGATTTTTTATCCTAATACGAAACATTTTGCAGGTGTGTCAGGTATATTTTCCCCGTTCTTGCATTTATACTTCTTTTTTTCTTGTTGCATGCATTTCTGATCATGTTTGCCATTCATGAAAAAATGATAGCTCAACTCAAGAAACTAAAGCAAGATCGTTCAGCTACGAAGGCATGGCAAAGCTATACCATCCATATTGACACTGAAAATGCTCCTTCGAAGTAGCCCTTCACCGAAGCCACTCCTTCAATTGATGCCCCATCTTCGATCGAAGTTGTGCCTTCGTAAGAAAGAAATCCTTTTGTCGAGACTGATCTCCCAGCTTCTTCTACAAAAAAAACACTAGAGATCAATGCCCAAACTGGAAAAAAAATCCCATTTTGCTCAACCACCCCTGGTTTGGTGATAAATTTGGCCACTGATGGTGATCTTTCGTCTCTAGGTGGGTTCGGTGGGAATCCGtagtgtcacgtccgtgtctaaatttctaaaatttataccgtgatagtaatatatattataattattaggtgtgtgatattaatttggtgctatgggaaaattttggagttaatttgatggttttaggtgtaaattaaaagtttaggataatttttaaaagattataaaaagatggaggaccaaacgtGATATTTGCCAATATATATCTTCTAAATTGTTCCAGAGTTGcggatcatcatcatcatcttcttgttttcttttctttttctttttctttttctttttcctttcaaattcatcgattttctctgaaccgtttcttcaccgtttctttgatttacggagattcgaccgtccgaatcattcgaaattgaaaccatagcatccttatacatagttctaagtcctaaccgaagagtttttgagtttcgaaagtgtttggagggaaacgtcttagacagaatttagcggcgaatcgatcgggtgtattttgttcaattagtgaccaaggtaagtaactatcaactatattttgagttttatgtatatagatatatatataatcaaaaaaaaattcagaaattgatattttagggtttatacaggtattttgtaaaattgggattTCCATGATCTTGCTTTATTGTGAAATTAGAGTTCAAATGAAGTCATTGACTatacttctatgtgaatttcagattttacttgataatgttgatttaaggcttcatttggttgatttacatatgtatttttaaggcttaatttggttgatttacatatatacatatatgttttttgtttcaatatatatctatattgaacaaaatgaatttgatgatttcttacgaattgtttttggattgagaaatctgttgtggttatttttacaaaaaaagctaattgaagccaaatgatttacgGTTataaaatagtttggaatttgattgtgaaaggaaatttgagcatgttatgattttatgattttatatccatcgagagttatccggatcggtggttttatatttaaagaccatgttcagtgagggacatggcctgtgtacacagtctgaaagacctattgagtatggcaaagaagtgtcgggtaagaccatatgggataagcaatgttaagagacgtctcgactatatatgtggttatggattgatacttaaggggagaaacttgaggatggatacaatgttttaagttcatttggattatgttttcggttatgattgattttgatataaggttttacgtttgattgaatacgagttggtttgataaaacacttatttgattacaagttggttttataaaacatttatttgattatgatttggtttgataaaacgtttatttgttttgataagatgaattatatatatataaagttatatcaacttaagttttgagtatattttataaggttttgattaaatccctttataaacgtatatatgtagctatgttaagtaaagttagtTTTTTTATGGCttatagtttcttactgagatttttgtctcacttttttttaaatgttttaatgtttttaggtgagaaagtacatgatatagagaaggttaccgaccgtttaggcggggtttggaagttggctgcttattgtgagaattatggttagaactttggtagttcaattgtaatataatggcgttggataatttggagactcttaagtatcgattatgatctttctatttcacgcccgatgccgattgaggtcgtttagagTCGGGTGTGACACGTAGGACTTTTTTTAAGATAACATACGTCATTGCTGAATATTTATTTCACTGTTATTTTAGAGACCTGCCTAAATAAAAAATGGTGAAATGTGCTTTCTTTTGTCTCCTGTTAATGCAGCCTTCCTTCAATTGGGCAATTGAAGATGCATTATCTTCATATATTATAGTCGGGGTTCCTTTACCTAATGATAAACCATATGATTCTTGTATATGCTTAGTTAATGATCTTAGCCAAACACATTCTCGCCTTGCTTCATGAATAACTATTAACTCGGTATGATTTGAAGAAGTAGTTTTAATAGTTCGCTTCATAGAGCGACAAGATATAGATGTACTTCCATATGTGAATAAATAGTCTACTTGTGATCGAGCTTTTATGTGGATTATATAAGTTAACGACATCCGCATAGCCAACTAATTTAGGTTCAGATTAATATGCATAAAATAAACTGTAATGTCCGTGTCCAAAAAATTTAATCTTCTTATCttgatattatattatattatacatTTGATACATGTGTCATGCATATGTCAAACTTGTAACAATACATGTGTCAACTACTAATTTAACCTCCATATAAAATGTCATATAAAAAGAGGGAGGAGGATATGATAaggagagaaagaaaaggtgaAGGGGAGGTATGGAGttattacaaataaaaatggaaaatttacattttccattatttatggtaTACTTCTCATTCCATACTTGATATTGCCATTTCTTTTCGATCGATATGATCGGTGTTAGTAAATTTCAGTGTACTAAAGTTTGAAAGGGATCATATCAGTGCGATATTCCGATGATATTTCACCGACGAATTTTTGGATGACCGATGACGACAGTCAATGACCAACGACGATAtttcggtaactgtattttagaccgaaattttttttaaaattttttaggTATGATTTTGAGCAAGTTCTGTTCTGGTACTCGTTAAATTTTAATAGGATTATGATTAGTAATTTATCAAGTTTATAGGtttctaataaaaatataaattttaaactagTTGTCCTTCACATGTATTAAAGTTAAATTCGGTATTAATGGGCTTTTAGCACCGTCACGAGTTTAAAGGTATAATTGGTCCAAATTAACTACACCGGTTCAAAATTACTATCTTGGTGACTTTAATTCTTAGAATTGTCAacttatgatttttttatggaaatatattatttaaattatttacttttgattttaattgtaaaatgattaatttgaagTATAATTTTATGCTTGTggtatttatttgaaaattggaTCGAGAAAATAAATTTGACAATCTTATGCGAATTGTTTTTGGTTTGAGAAAACTGTTGcggttgttgttattattatttatgtgatttgcattgaagtccaaatgtgatttttatgagttgtgatattttgaaagatagataaatggttttgtccatctaggattgtccAGCTTAGTAGTTTGAAAGACCATACCTCAGGgtggtatggccagagtgcacg encodes:
- the LOC136217076 gene encoding exopolygalacturonase-like — encoded protein: MKSSLILSLLFTVLVLLSNVKVQGALLDITKFGAKPNADSTQALMSAWKDACAAPGATGVLVPKGVFKANTVNFVGPCKGEMTFNLQGTLQAPDKIETPGWLSFKHVDKLTITGSGTLDGQGEQMWKTQPLCFKKVTACKSKAINLRLDFVNTGVLEGITSLNSKNFHINIMSCNDFIVRKVKIIAPAESPNTDGIHVARSKGVTIIDTDIGTGDDCVSVGDGTADLKVTNVKCGPGHGISVGSLGLYPKEEPVTGITVSGCTLTNTDNGVRIKSWPDKYGCDVSGIHFSDITMTNVANPVIVDMMYCPYSKCNTKGPSKVKITDISFKGIKGTTPTPEAIKLNCMPGSCNKIELANIDLKQVGGKGVAIANCSNIKPTITGTLSPKGC